From the genome of Pelobates fuscus isolate aPelFus1 chromosome 6, aPelFus1.pri, whole genome shotgun sequence, one region includes:
- the LOC134614116 gene encoding uncharacterized protein LOC134614116, with protein sequence MDTPDTLLFAVKDYVARAGLPPKDRLDSFGARSKIVGKLNNVSKFAFNPEGVLFAVRGTELFTGAMPSNPNLDWFSTAQRVGKSDWDRFKFVFFDPNGLLYAATKNGEFYKGPAPSNENVSWLYGQATKIGTDGWNDFYALFFDPKGILYAVTKDDKLVMRSPPTKANDEWLRSSTTIGNGGWRILTHFMAFSPEFDLWCVDSMNGNIYKGRAPTVDNTSYVKNAQNLGWDYNQYPLLSFAIDKTIQSIVSLEFLPDSGKVLSQGTEVVQSQIYVNKSSTPLKHTFSFSKTMTESSTFSQQHGFTISVGAEMSFKAGVPFIGETESKISINTSTTHTWNFSKTNETQTTFTSSTDVAVPGGHSIRMVASVTKGEMDVPYRAKIRTLFGYETSIQGTWKGVTYYNLMVSQEDYKP encoded by the exons ATGGATACACCAG ATACCCTCCTGTTTGCTGTGAAGGATTATGTTGCCAGAGCTGGATTACCTCCTAAAGATCGCTTGGATAGCTTTGGGGCCAGATCAAAAATTGTAGGGAAGCTGAATAATGTCAGTAAGTTTGCCTTTAACCCAGAAGGGGTGCTGTTTGCTGTGCGTGGTACAGAACTCTTCACGGGAGCTATGCCTTCAAATCCAAACCTGGACTGGTTCTCTACTGCCCAGAGAGTTGGAAAATCTGATTGggataggtttaaatttgtcttCTTTGATCCAAATGGTCTTCTGTATGCAGCTACCAAGAATGGGGAGTTCTACAAGGGTCCAGCACCAAGCAATGAAAATGTGTCCTGGCTTTATGGCCAAGCCACCAAAATAGGAACCGACGGATGGAATGACTTTTACGCCCTTTTCTTTGACCCTAAAGGCATCTTGTATGCAGTGACAAAGGATGACAAGCTTGTGATGCGAAGCCCTCCAACCAAAGCAAATGATGAATGGCTTCGCTCCAGCACAACTATTGGAAATGGAGGCTGGCGGATTCTGACACATTTCATGGCTTTCTCCCCAGAGTTTGACCTGTGGTGTGTGGATTCAATGAATGGTAACATCTATAAAGGCCGAGCCCCAACCGTTGATAATACCAGCTATGTGAAGAATGCACAGAATCTGGGCTGGGATTACAATCAATACCCCCTCCTTTCCTTCGCAATTGATAAAACCATCCAAAGCATTGTGAGCCTTGAATTCCTTCCAGATTCAGGGAAAGTCCTATCGCAAGGCACAGAGGTGGTGCAGAGCCAGATCTATGTGAACAAGAGCAGCACTCCATTAAAGCACACCTTCTC GTTCTCAAAGACCATGACTGAGAGCAGCACCTTCAGCCAGCAACATGGATTCACAATCTCTGTTGGTGCAGAGATGAGCTTTAAAGCTGGAGTCCCATTCATAGGAGAAACAGAGTCAAAGATTTCCATCAACACGAGCACAACTCATACCTGGAACTTCTCCAAGACCAATGAAACCCAG ACTACCTTCACCTCCAGCACAGATGTGGCGGTACCAGGTGGGCATTCAATACGTATGGTGGCATCCGTGACAAAGGGAGAAATGGATGTGCCTTACCGTGCCAAGATCCGCACCTTGTTTGGTTATGAGACATCCATCCAGGGAACATGGAAAGGGGTCACTTACTATAATCTGATGGTTAGCCAGGAAGACTACAAACCATGA